The Aerococcaceae bacterium DSM 111021 DNA segment GCAGTGAAGCTGAACGCCAAAAATATATTAGTTGTTAAGATGAATAATATTCTCTCTCGCACATCTTTACCAGCAGGAATTACGGATACATTAGCGAGTGGGCGAATGATTACAAAGCCGTTTTTTGATTTCTTTAACTATGCTGGGATTCAAAGAAGCGTTCATTTAATGACTGTGCCAAAGAATCGGATTTTAGACTTTGATTTGACTTATAAGTTGAGTGACAATCAAGCAGAGGTTAACTATAAAGTAAAGACGGTTAATGATGCGAATGAGACAATACGCCTTGAATTATATGATGAAGATAAGCAATTGGTGGCAGAAGCATCAGGTAGTCAAGGTGCTTTAACGGTTGATAATCCAACTCTGTGGAAAGTATTAGACAGCTATTTATACCGACTTGTGATTCGAATTCAAGAAGGCGACTCAATCATAGATGAATATGAGCAAGAAATTGGAATTAGAACAGTTGAGATTGACGGAATTAATATCTTAATAAACGGTCAACCAGTCTATCTGAAAGGATACGGTAAGCATGAAGATGCAGATATTATTGGACGTGGATTTAGTTACGCTATGAATAAACGCGATTTCGAGTTAATGAAATGGTCTGGTGCAAACTCATTCAGAACAGCTCACTATCCTTATGCTGAAGAAGTCTATCAGATGGCTGACCGCGAAGGCTTCTTAGTAATCGATGAAGTTGCTGCGGTAGGATTCTTAGAAAGTATTGTAAACTTTTTAGCTGCATCGCAAGGGACTGATGTCGATTTCTTTGAGTCGCATCCTAACTTAGATGAACTACAGCGTCATCATATTGAAGATATTCATGATTTAATCTTACGAGATAAAAATCATCCAAGTGTGATTGCATGGAGTTTATTGAACGAGCCAAGTACAACGACTGATACTGCTAATGAGTATTTCGGTCCATTATTTGCAGCTGCGCATGAATATGACCCAGAACAACGTCCACGTACTTTTGCCTTAGTGATGTTCTCAACACCAGATACTTGCAAATGCTATCACCATGCGGATTTCATTAGTATGAACCGTTACTATGGTTGGTATGTTAAAGGCGGTTCTGAGTTTGAAGATGCTGAAGTGTTATTCCGTCAAGAAATGGATGCCTGGGTAGAATTAGATTTAAACAAGCCATTTGTCTTTACTGAATACGGTACAGATAATTATATTGGTGAGTCAAAACTTCCATCTGTTATGTGGGCAGAGCAATATGAAGACGAGTATCTAGATATGTATCACCGAGTTTTTGATGATTACGATATGATTCAAGGTGAACAAATTTGGAACTTTGCTGATTTTCAAACAGTTGAAGGGCTGATGCGAGTAAATGGTAACAAAAAAGGAATCTTTACTCGCCAACGTCAACCAAAACGTGTTGCATATAAATTGAAAGAACGCTGGGAAAGAATTTAAGTAGTTTTAACCTAACGGCATCCTATCTATTTGGATGCCGTTATTTGAATTTATGAATTTTATGTTATAAATCTGTGTAGAATATTCACTAAGATTGAAATGTAAGCGTTTTAGTTATATGATTAGTATGTAGAGAAGAACAAGGATTTATAATTGAAAGGGGTGGGAAAGATGAGAAAAGCAAAATTATTAATGGTTCCACTAGCAATGTTGACACTTGCTGGTGCAATGAACACAAGTATTGGAACCGTTATGGCACAGGCAGACGAAGATTACAGCACAGGAACCGTTATTACTCATACGGTGAGACCAGGTGAATATCTAAATAAGATTGCGAACGACTACGGTGTGACGGCTAATGAATTAAGACTATGGAACCACTTAACAAGTGACCTCTTACAAATTGGTCAACAGTTGAAGATTATACCTTATACTGAAACACCACCTCCATCAGGAACAGTTCATACAGTCAAAGCTGGGGATACATTATGGCGAATCGCTAGTATTTACGGTGTAACAGTGAATCAATTGAAACAGTGGAACAATTTAACTTCTGATTTCCTATACATCGGAATGCAACTTCACGTAACAGTTCAAGATACGACACCACCACCATCTAACGGTATAACATATACAGTAAGATCTGGTGATACACTATGGAGTATCGCGAATCGTTATGGCGTTTCAGTGAATCAATTGAAAGATTGGAACAATTTGACAAGTGACTTCTTATCAATTGGCATGCAATTAAACATTAGAGGTGGAGATAACCCGCCACCATCACAAGGAACAGTTCACCATGTTCAACCAGGTGATACATTATGGAATATCGCTTACCGATATGGTCGATCAGTAAATCAATTAAAGGCATGGAACAATTTAACATCTGATTACATCTATATCGGCACATACTTAAGAGTCTCACAACCATAATAAAATTCTAACAGCGTCAAATACATGTGTATTTGACGTTTTTTTATTCAATTATTCCCATACCCTAAACATGAAACCAGCACCGACAATTTGTCAGTGCTGGTTTCAAACAACTAAATAAACGTCCGCTTTTTAATCTCACGCCAGATAACTGAACCTTTCGTCACTAGCATAATAATCAACATAATTAATCCAAGTCCAAAGGAGATCAGTGAAGGAAGATTATATTGAATCCAACCTAATAATAGAAACACAATAGGGATTAAACTCAATATTTCTGCCGCAACCCAATATAGAACATAATCACCCGGCTTCATACGGGTTAACCTTGAGGTAATTGACATACTAATTAAGGTAGAACTACAAATAATTGGGACCGCATAAGTCAAAGACCAGCCCGACCAGCCAATAGTGTAGTCTAAGTAAATACACATCAAAGATAAGATAACCAACAGATAAAGCAAACTTTTAGCTATATTGCGACGCTTACGAAGTAAAGTTAAAACGGCTAGCCACATCGTAATGATGCCAAAAATGGCACCTTGAAACCACTGAATCCGACCTTGATAAAGCAATCCAAGACCTAAAATAACAGCAACCACGACAAAAGACAGTATGATTAGAAACTGAGTAATATACTTACGATTGAATTGAAGGGGAACATCTGGCATTGAACTTGATGTAATTGGTATATCTGTATCAAGAGGCGTATCGCAAAGTGGACATTTGTCCCAATCGCCTTTAACTTGAACGTGACACTCTGGACATTTACGCATCATGATGACCTCCTAATTCTTCCTTAGTGACTTTATTAACAGTCATAGTCACGGGAATACCTTGGTCATTCAAGTGTCTAACATAATGGCGATAGATGTCCATCTCAATAAAAGGAGACGTAAACGACATCGTGAGTATATCATTATGACTAATAGCACAAAATTGAGGGCGCACCGCAATAGTATGAAAGTATACTTGATGAATCATCGGATCAACCAAATCAGGAAAACTAACTAACCCGAGATTGGATATCGCGAACGTGAGTTTTCGATTATTTAAGAAATTAACAAATTTTAAACCTAAATCTTTGATGGGTCGTAAAATAATTCGACTGATAGGGTGATACTCATAATGAATCAGCTGGCTTAGCCAACCTTCAAGTCTATCCTTTTCTAATTGGGGATCGAGTTGAGCCTTTAATTCTTCACAAATCGCTTCTAAAGAATTATCCCCATTCTCTTTGTAAGTATATTCTAACCGTGTCACCGCAAAGAAATTACGCGCGGACGTTGAAGGAAAGAATTGGCGTAAATTAACGGGTACGGATACAGCCATTGTCTCATTCCCTTGAAAATCCGTAGCCGCTTTACGAATAGATTCCATAAAGACAGCTGTAAGGTAAATAGTCAAAGAGACGTTCATTGATTTAGACTTCTTTAAAATGTCTTTAACTGGCATATCTAATTCGATAATTCGAGGGCGATAATCTGACGTATACGTTCCTTTATATCGGTAGACCTTGCTACTAGGTTTTATATCTCGTTCAACGGCTGGAAACAAGAAGTTCTTAGCTTTCGCACCAACCATTGTGACCCCACGTAGAGCAGATTGAGCGGCTTTCGAGAAGTTAAGTTGGTCTTTCCGTCTAAAGTGCCGTTCAAAACTGTCTTCGCTCGATTGGTCATGTATATAAGTTGAGACATCTACATCCTCATCCTTTAATTCAGGATGCTTCAAACTAATATATTCAGTTAATAAGTCTTGAAAGAACCACATTGCGCCTGTTCCATCGGATAATACATGGAATACTTCCAGGCTAACCCGCTTCTTCCAATACATTACACGAAACAATAAATTCCTGCGATCGAAGAAATATAAAGGACGACACGGCGTATTAGTATCCGCCTCAACTTTAGGCTTTAAGTCACTTTCTTCTAAGTAATACCAGAAGAAGCCACGACGCAACACACTGTGATAAAGTAAATTCTCTTCAAATACTTTATTTAAGGCTTGTTGCAATAAGTCAGGATCGACTGTATCTGTTACTTCAGCACTAATTCTGAATACTTTGCTGTCGCGGTTAGACATCGCCGCTAGAAATATATTGGAAGCATTGTCTAAGCGAACCCATTTTTTTCGTTGATTAACGTTCTGATTCTCCACGTATGTCACTTCCTCTCAAGCGATTCTCTAGATAATCTTTGATTAATAAGTACGTTGTATCAATAATATCTTCATTCAATGGAGCGAAAAGAAAGTTGTGCACAGTATCTTTAGCCCGCATAATATCTACCTTGTTGCCTGCTTCAAGTAGCATATACCCATAGACTTCACCTTCATCACGTAAAGGATCAAACTCAGAAGATATAATTAATGTGTCAGGTTGATTTGAGAAATCCTCGGCCATTAACGGGGCGATGTATTTGGCTTGTCTCTCATCTATATTGGGTTCATACATCTCCATATATTCCTGCATCTTCTTAGCAGTCAGCCCGTAGTCATATCCATTCTCCTCAACACTATCAAAAGGTGATTCATCATCATGACGCCAATACGTGACAGGGTTAATCAATATTTGTTTATAAGGTAATGGCTTGCCTTCGTTGCGTAGGCGCAAAGAAACAGCAGCAGCTAGATTACCACCGGCTGAATTCCCAACGATAATAATATTTCGGGCACCCTTAATACCAGTTAAATCAGGGCGTGATAATAATAGCTGAGCTACATGATAACAATCATCAAACCCAGCAGGGTAGGGATGCTCAGGTGCTTTTAAGTAATCAACCGATAACACAATGCGCCCCGTCTCATCTGCCATCCGGCGACAGTCCTTAGTATACGTATCAATATTACCTAAGACCCATCCACCGCCGTGGAAAAACAATAACAAATCATTGCTCGTTTGTTTCTTAGGACGGAAGATTCGAATTGGGATCTCATGCGACTGGTCTGCGGAATAGATCTTACGGTCTAAGTAATGGAATCGTGTCTTAGAAGGCGAGACAAATACTTTCTGTAGTTGACGCACAAATATGTAAGAATCCTGCATATTAATAGAAGGAGACGATAATAATTTTAAGGCAAAGCGTTTAAGTGTATTCATAATAATTCCTCATACTATATAGTTTTCTTAAGTGTGTCGTATATCGAGGAAAGTGTCAAGTTGTAAGTGAGAAAGAAAAGAGAGATAGAACGTATTAAAAATATGAATTAAATAGACGGAGATAGCCTGAAAGTTTTATTCGTAATATAGAATAGCTTAAGTTGGTAGGATGAGTTCGCTGATTCTATCAATATTTTTTGAAAATTACTGATTGATAATATAATATGGACAAAAATTAAAAATTTGTAATCAGCAATGTTAATATTATTTGCATCGTTACACTACATTGGTGTAGACCTCATAAAACATATAAAAACTGAAGGCAAACAACTGAACAACACTACTTAGAGGTTTATGAAACTTAAAAGAGATAAGTGGCATCTTTATTAGTAGATTAAAAAATGAGATGTTAGTTTTTAAACTTTGTTGTGTATTGATTATGCAAAAATAAAATTGAATGAGGCATGGCTTAGTGATGTGTTTTCGATAACATTGAAAACTAGTCATATTCAACCCGTCTCACTTCTATCTCCAACTTTATGCTGTTAGTATAATAGTACAAAGGAGGAGTAAATTATGGTAAGAAAAGTAATTGAAAATCAAAACGAGAAGGCAATCGAGACGTTGGCACGTATTTCTGTGAAGGACGACTTAGCAGAGTTCAAAAGTGCATTCAAAGAGAAGTATCAAAGTGACTGGGATACAATTATAGAGACTTTGAGAAGTGAAGAGCATGAAGATGGCTTAACAGCTTCAGAACACTTCTTAGAAGAATTGTTCAAAGAGAACCGTCGACAAATTGATGGATAGTAATTGAATGAAAAAACTCCACATTGAATTGGGAGTTTTTTTCATATTTTTTTATAACTAGATAATACATAATTTATAAATTATGTGTTATCTAGCTTCTTCATATTATCCAGAACAGGACTATCTTTTAACTCCAAGCCTACATGGGTATGCCCCCAACAATGCTTATTTTCAGTACGTTCTATATTACCATTTGAATGGATTACGCGACTACGTAGTAATACGGATAGGGGACAGAGTTGAAATTCATCCGACTTAATTGGCACAGTGCCAATGTCACAATACACGTTTAAATCATAGTTGACTAATATATATTTTTTGATTATTTCTTCCCATAATGGTAGTTCAATTTTAATTTTTTGGTCGTGGATTTCAGACCAACCTTTCTTAATTTCAATAGGATCCAAGATACCTCCGGTATATTCTGTTCTGATTAAGCTTTGTGTTTCAGGGCAATCATCTTCGTATTCTCCTAAATGATAAAGGACATCACCTTTCCATTCATCTTTCAATAGAAGAAGTATTACGAATAAGGACCTGTCACCGACTTGACAATGTTCTAAGAATTTTAAACCTGATCCATAAGTCAAAGGGTTTATTTCAAGTTTCTTTGTTACATTCACAAAAGTAAAATATTCAGCCATCTTACACACTCCTTTTTTGTTATATATATATACATACGTAAAAAAGGGTGGTTTCCATTATTAAGTTTTCATAAAGTTTAATACTCAAAAAAAGACAAGCTCATTTGAGCTTGTCTTGATAAGGAATTCTTTATTTTATGTCTAAACTATTATTGGTTTGCTACGTCTACAACGGCTTGTAAGTAACCAGAAGTGTCAGCTAAAGTTGAACCAGATACAACATCAGCAACATTTCCTTCTTCTCCAAGACCTTGTAATTCAGCAACAGCTTCGTCTAATTCAGCCGTTGTTTTACCTGCGGCGAATTGTGCGATGGCTTGTAAGTTATCAGCGTAAGCTACTGTTGAACCAGCGATATCAGTCATCATTTGTGAGTAAGCGTCTGAGTTCTCTAATTTAGAAACTAAAGTTACGCCTTCAGCAATCCCTTCACCAAATGCAGCATCAGCGTTTGGAACGCCAGTCCATTGGTCACCTTCAACGAATTGGAATTCGTCAATTGAAGCAGCAACAACTGTATCTCCATCAACAACCGCTGTTACGATAGCGAATGATTGGTCACCGTGAGGTGCAGCCACAGCTTGTTTTAATTCTAAGTTTGCTGCATCTGCTTCAACACCAGTAAATTCAATTCCTTCATTAGCCGCATCGACAATCGCTTGTAAGTAACCAGCAGAGTCACCTAAAGTGGCACCAGACACAACGTCAGATACATTACCATCTTCACCTAAGTCGTTTAAAGCAGTAATGCCTTCTTCAACTTCTGCAGCTGTTTTTCCTTTTGCGAATTCTTCAATGGCATCTAAGTTATCTGCATAAGTAACAGTTGAACCAGCCATATCAGCCATCATAGCAGAATAGCCTTCGCTATCAGCGCGTTTACTAATTAAAGTAAGCCCTTCTCCGTAACTTTCACCGAATACAGCGTCTGAGTTTGGTACACCAGTCCATTGGTCACCTTCTACAAATTGGAACTCGTCGATTTGAGCATCAACAATAACATCACCTTGCATAACAACAGCAACCGATGCGAATGATTGGTCACCGTGAGGTGCTAAGTAAGCAACTTTTACAGTCGTCGTTTCTTGAGCTTGGACAGCCACTGTCTCCGCAAAAGGCACAACATTATTCACTGGTGAACTAAAGGCTAAAGCAATCGAACTTGCTGACAGCAACACTAATGGTAGTAATAATTTCTTCTTCATAATAATCCCCCTTGTTTCTTTGTGTATATATTACCATGACTTGTGATTCATTGCACGTGCTATTTCGTATTTTTAATAAAATATTTTTATGAGTAGTTATTTTATGATGAAACTCTCATTAGGTTTATTGAGATGTATTTGATAAAATAAAGGGGACTAAGAAATTGGAGGAATTATACGCATGGCAAATAAAGTAACTTATCAAAAAAATCAAGAGTTTACAGGACGTGTAGAAGATATTACGTCTCAAGGACAAGGGGTCGTTAAAGTAGACCACTACCCATTCTTTATTGAAGGGGCGATTACAGATGAAGTTGTTAAATTCAAAGCAATGAAAGTCGGAAAGACTTATGGCTTCGGACGTCTAATCGAAATCATTGAAGAAAGTCCAGAACGTGTTGAGATGAAAGATCCAATCGGACGCCAAATTGGAACAATGACATTACAACATATGAGCTACGATGCACAATTAACTTATAAAGAACAATTAGTAAAGTCAGCATTTGAGCGTATCGGACATTTTGAAAACTTAGATATTCGTCCTGTATTAGGCATGGAAAACCCATGGGAATATCGTAACAAAGCACAAATCCCAGTACGTGAAGTCAAAGGGCAATTAGAGACAGGTTTCTTCAGAAGAAACACGCACGATTTAGTGCCAGTTGAGAACTTCTTTATTCAACATAAAGAAATTGATGAAGCGATTATTATTGTTAGAGATATTTTAAGACGCTACCACGTACCAGCATACAACGAAAAAGCACATACAGGTATCGTTCGTCACGTAATTGTTAAACGCGGGCACTATAGTGGACAAGTTATGGTGACTTTAGTAACAAATAAACGTAAGATGCCAAACGAAGATATTATCGTTCATGCGATTGCCAATGAAGTACCTAACGTTGCGAGCATTGTACAAAACGTTCAAACTAAACGTACGAATGTAATCCTTGGCCGT contains these protein-coding regions:
- the uidA gene encoding beta-glucuronidase, whose amino-acid sequence is MQNSLLYPINNVTRRKESLDGLWQFKFDPEDEGEIQGWKDGLKESIDMPVPSSFNDFFTDKKSRDYTGTFWYETEFYAKAEEDSDMILRFGSATHHAEVYVNGVNVGEHRGGFLPFELNINGAVKLNAKNILVVKMNNILSRTSLPAGITDTLASGRMITKPFFDFFNYAGIQRSVHLMTVPKNRILDFDLTYKLSDNQAEVNYKVKTVNDANETIRLELYDEDKQLVAEASGSQGALTVDNPTLWKVLDSYLYRLVIRIQEGDSIIDEYEQEIGIRTVEIDGINILINGQPVYLKGYGKHEDADIIGRGFSYAMNKRDFELMKWSGANSFRTAHYPYAEEVYQMADREGFLVIDEVAAVGFLESIVNFLAASQGTDVDFFESHPNLDELQRHHIEDIHDLILRDKNHPSVIAWSLLNEPSTTTDTANEYFGPLFAAAHEYDPEQRPRTFALVMFSTPDTCKCYHHADFISMNRYYGWYVKGGSEFEDAEVLFRQEMDAWVELDLNKPFVFTEYGTDNYIGESKLPSVMWAEQYEDEYLDMYHRVFDDYDMIQGEQIWNFADFQTVEGLMRVNGNKKGIFTRQRQPKRVAYKLKERWERI
- a CDS encoding LysM peptidoglycan-binding domain-containing protein, with protein sequence MRKAKLLMVPLAMLTLAGAMNTSIGTVMAQADEDYSTGTVITHTVRPGEYLNKIANDYGVTANELRLWNHLTSDLLQIGQQLKIIPYTETPPPSGTVHTVKAGDTLWRIASIYGVTVNQLKQWNNLTSDFLYIGMQLHVTVQDTTPPPSNGITYTVRSGDTLWSIANRYGVSVNQLKDWNNLTSDFLSIGMQLNIRGGDNPPPSQGTVHHVQPGDTLWNIAYRYGRSVNQLKAWNNLTSDYIYIGTYLRVSQP
- a CDS encoding alcohol acetyltransferase, yielding MSNRDSKVFRISAEVTDTVDPDLLQQALNKVFEENLLYHSVLRRGFFWYYLEESDLKPKVEADTNTPCRPLYFFDRRNLLFRVMYWKKRVSLEVFHVLSDGTGAMWFFQDLLTEYISLKHPELKDEDVDVSTYIHDQSSEDSFERHFRRKDQLNFSKAAQSALRGVTMVGAKAKNFLFPAVERDIKPSSKVYRYKGTYTSDYRPRIIELDMPVKDILKKSKSMNVSLTIYLTAVFMESIRKAATDFQGNETMAVSVPVNLRQFFPSTSARNFFAVTRLEYTYKENGDNSLEAICEELKAQLDPQLEKDRLEGWLSQLIHYEYHPISRIILRPIKDLGLKFVNFLNNRKLTFAISNLGLVSFPDLVDPMIHQVYFHTIAVRPQFCAISHNDILTMSFTSPFIEMDIYRHYVRHLNDQGIPVTMTVNKVTKEELGGHHDA
- a CDS encoding alpha/beta hydrolase codes for the protein MNTLKRFALKLLSSPSINMQDSYIFVRQLQKVFVSPSKTRFHYLDRKIYSADQSHEIPIRIFRPKKQTSNDLLLFFHGGGWVLGNIDTYTKDCRRMADETGRIVLSVDYLKAPEHPYPAGFDDCYHVAQLLLSRPDLTGIKGARNIIIVGNSAGGNLAAAVSLRLRNEGKPLPYKQILINPVTYWRHDDESPFDSVEENGYDYGLTAKKMQEYMEMYEPNIDERQAKYIAPLMAEDFSNQPDTLIISSEFDPLRDEGEVYGYMLLEAGNKVDIMRAKDTVHNFLFAPLNEDIIDTTYLLIKDYLENRLRGSDIRGESER
- a CDS encoding peptidoglycan-binding protein, producing the protein MKKKLLLPLVLLSASSIALAFSSPVNNVVPFAETVAVQAQETTTVKVAYLAPHGDQSFASVAVVMQGDVIVDAQIDEFQFVEGDQWTGVPNSDAVFGESYGEGLTLISKRADSEGYSAMMADMAGSTVTYADNLDAIEEFAKGKTAAEVEEGITALNDLGEDGNVSDVVSGATLGDSAGYLQAIVDAANEGIEFTGVEADAANLELKQAVAAPHGDQSFAIVTAVVDGDTVVAASIDEFQFVEGDQWTGVPNADAAFGEGIAEGVTLVSKLENSDAYSQMMTDIAGSTVAYADNLQAIAQFAAGKTTAELDEAVAELQGLGEEGNVADVVSGSTLADTSGYLQAVVDVANQ
- the rlmD gene encoding 23S rRNA (uracil(1939)-C(5))-methyltransferase RlmD, with translation MANKVTYQKNQEFTGRVEDITSQGQGVVKVDHYPFFIEGAITDEVVKFKAMKVGKTYGFGRLIEIIEESPERVEMKDPIGRQIGTMTLQHMSYDAQLTYKEQLVKSAFERIGHFENLDIRPVLGMENPWEYRNKAQIPVREVKGQLETGFFRRNTHDLVPVENFFIQHKEIDEAIIIVRDILRRYHVPAYNEKAHTGIVRHVIVKRGHYSGQVMVTLVTNKRKMPNEDIIVHAIANEVPNVASIVQNVQTKRTNVILGRQSLVLWGQPYIEDTMLDLTFRISANSFYQVNTPQAEVLYKTAIEAAGLTGSETVLDAYSGIGTISLSLAKHANQVYGMDIVEESVDMAKQNAKLNGITNASFEVGSAEEWLPKWNEEGIKFDVVVVDPPRKGLDQVFIDALIEQQPEKIVYVSCNPATQARDARLLADAGYEIQYVQPVDLFGQTTHVEAVALLVKEQ